GGCAATGCCTTACCTTCCCTGCCCTCAGTCAGGCCCAAATCCAGTCACTCGGCTCCTACAGCCCCACAGCATCCATCTGAGATGAATTAAAGGTGGTTACACAATCTGCAGCTAGTTGCAATTTCAAACTATTTAATTGGGGATGAGGGAGATACAAATAACAGTTTTCCCTCTTTcctgttaatttctttttaaaacaatagatCTCATTATTGTCTGATTTGACTGGTTTCCCTGAAGGCTTTTGTGTCCTCCAGAGACTGAAGCTCCAAATGAGCATCTTCTGGGTCCTGTTTATCAGGAGTCCTGTGCCTTTCCAGGGAGGAAAGTCCAAGGCTCCCATCCCATATCAGACATGCATCCCACCAGCCAGAGCTCCCATGGCCCTGGGGCGGGTGTAAGCTACTCTCAGAGCTCCCCACGCGCATGCCGGATGTAGTGTTGATGCAGCCCTGCTTCCTGGGCAAAGTCCTGACCACACTCGGTGCAGGCAAAGGGGCCAGGAAGGGTGCGGGCCTCGTGTGCCTGGCGATGCCGCCTCAGAGAAGCAGCCTGCCCGAAGGTCTTGCCACAGTCGGGACAGGGGAAGGTGGGCGGTGTGGTGATGGGTGCAGCCGGCTGGGAGGGCCTGGCCACTGGACCGTGGCCGCGCTGGTGGGTGATCAGGGccttggaggaggggaaggatcGGGCGCAGGTGAAGCAGATGAAGAGGACCCCCTGCAGCTTCTGGGCCACGAAGTCCGCTGGGTGCTCCCGCTTCATGTGGCGCTCCTGGAACTTGGAATCGGCGAAGGTGATGAGGCAGCGG
The nucleotide sequence above comes from Bos indicus x Bos taurus breed Angus x Brahman F1 hybrid chromosome 18, Bos_hybrid_MaternalHap_v2.0, whole genome shotgun sequence. Encoded proteins:
- the ZNF576 gene encoding zinc finger protein 576 isoform X2 → MSPGRRRAKEGVPVTMEDRHSKQTMEQQDSSKERSSRSPGGDICHLGALQCTRCLITFADSKFQERHMKREHPADFVAQKLQGVLFICFTCARSFPSSKALITHQRGHGPVARPSQPAAPITTPPTFPCPDCGKTFGQAASLRRHRQAHEARTLPGPFACTECGQDFAQEAGLHQHYIRHARGEL
- the ZNF576 gene encoding zinc finger protein 576 isoform X1: MLCHGSQRLAKGVPVTMEDRHSKQTMEQQDSSKERSSRSPGGDICHLGALQCTRCLITFADSKFQERHMKREHPADFVAQKLQGVLFICFTCARSFPSSKALITHQRGHGPVARPSQPAAPITTPPTFPCPDCGKTFGQAASLRRHRQAHEARTLPGPFACTECGQDFAQEAGLHQHYIRHARGEL
- the ZNF576 gene encoding zinc finger protein 576 isoform X3, whose translation is MEDRHSKQTMEQQDSSKERSSRSPGGDICHLGALQCTRCLITFADSKFQERHMKREHPADFVAQKLQGVLFICFTCARSFPSSKALITHQRGHGPVARPSQPAAPITTPPTFPCPDCGKTFGQAASLRRHRQAHEARTLPGPFACTECGQDFAQEAGLHQHYIRHARGEL